Proteins co-encoded in one Yamadazyma tenuis chromosome 1, complete sequence genomic window:
- a CDS encoding uncharacterized protein (BUSCO:EOG09260KWP; COG:P; EggNog:ENOG503NV4R): MPDTINPKKPPGDVSNSRIVSGPTSGNASPTLKPKASSKLRKKSRPHIKRLPSGHNKLVFSVDDDIDDDIDDDNDSAPRRQAKLDKEYLEGYNDALKALYLKKSKKELPQQEGSSSYFPETPEMSKINEIDSSKYPPAEGTIRDHLLAAQENMKALEDLDEEYLSANVVSTPLIEDDEDEEDDDEVESQSVKSSSSSQTMESLNLRERQDAINSTHPFGIKIWKPSLYKKKRSVATRAEEDIHEFNQHKPTINLGVHLSNFLWTITLGLFLYFVCTFFSVVLFFVSGFGIQKNSRVYIKLIYKVGKFWLHPFGKFVLLNKDENYLDEDDVYGSSIGEFHRWRREEEGRLFFAPPRRNTNSNNESQPLIKDHKGRALRDSYSFLQDNHGGSSHDNDEAHTSAIEEDEQDNRNDIKVRFFGRGSWTFPRVMFYLLFYCFLQPIFYLVGIVCWLLVFTIPMCNVTMLLCTHLKRHPLALHFEDEKKYYAGADQRKRANQSILLCTYRCSALHYYKYTIDGTNVFFMNLLMTVVFVIFDFYVLKERWELELFITKPVFLFCACLFSTIPLAFYIGQAVASISAQSSMGVGAVINAFFSTVVEIFLYCVALSQSKSKIVEGGMIGSILAGVLLLPGMSMCAGAVKRKTQRYNPRSAGVSSTMLLFGMVILFAPSLFYQIYGSYEIRCKICETTISAPFEDNCTTCRFIQPAFALDTLYYNIIRPFSFTVAVALLLAYACGLLFTLRTHASLIWATTSNEHSPHKKDEGMSLRSPSLTSIDSKKLKILSPILQASNGSSVDAKRPGGSSVSTALPSPSIEVTKQRNPKITIPIKSKPLTSNDFRPTTDALPTRDSLKDLKEDVEQGGGHDAPNWSRSKSSIILLSATILYAVIAEILVDVVDGVLQDFPINPKFLGLTVFALVPNTTEFLNAISFALGGNVALSMEIGSAYALQVVLIQVPVLAIYSMYRDFGDPLQTFSLVFPRWDIIATLISIYLFTYIYAEGKSNYFKGVILMLIYSVMLVGFYLNDFLESLDDGYNQPITSPSSF, from the coding sequence ATGCCAGATACTATCAACCCAAAGAAACCCCCAGGAGACGTGCTGAACTCTCGGATTGTTTCTGGGCCCACGTCGGGCAACGCTTCCCCTACGTTGAAACCCAAAGCCTCGTCGAAATTACGAAAGAAATCGAGGCCGCATATAAAGAGGTTACCTTCAGGTCATAATAAACTAGTATTTTCAGTCGACGATGACATCGATGATGATATAGATGATGACAACGACAGTGCCCCACGAAGACaggccaagttggataaGGAGTATCTCGAGGGGTACAATGATGCTTTGAAAGCATTATATctcaagaagtccaagaagGAACTACCCCAACAAGAAGGTAGCTCTAGCTACTTTCCCGAAACTCCAGAAATGTCAAAAATAAACGAGATCGACTCAAGTAAATACCCTCCAGCAGAAGGTACTATACGGGACCATTTGTTGGCGGCCCAGGAAAATATGAAAGCACtagaagatcttgatgagGAGTACTTATCAGCTAATGTGGTCAGTACCCCGTTAATTGAGGATgacgaggatgaagaagacgatgatgaagtAGAATCACAGTCAGtgaaatcttcttcatcgtctCAGACCATGGAatcattgaatttgagaGAAAGACAGGATGCTATCAACTCAACTCATCCGTTTGGTATTAAGATCTGGAAACCCTCCTTGTATAAGAAAAAGAGATCTGTTGCCACGCGAGCCGAAGAAGATATCCACGAGTTCAATCAGCATAAGCCCACCATAAACTTGGGGGTTCATTTGTCGAACTTCTTGTGGACAATTACTTTGGGACTATTCTTATATTTCGTGTGCACCTTTTTCTCGGTAGTGTTATTCTTTGTATCTGGCTTCGGTATCCAGAAGAATTCAAGGGTCTACATCAAGTTAATTTATAAGGTTGGAAAGTTCTGGTTACATCCTTTTGGCAAAtttgttttgttgaacaaggatGAGAACTatttggatgaagatgatgttTATGGTTCCTCCATTGGGGAGTTCCACAGATGGAGAcgtgaagaagaaggcagGCTCTTCTTTGCACCCCCACGTAGaaacacaaactccaacaaTGAGTCCCAGCCCTTGATTAAAGATCATAAGGGTAGAGCTTTGAGAGATTCTTATTCTTTTCTTCAGGATAATCATGGGGGTTCAAGTCATGACAACGATGAAGCTCACACCAGTGCAATTGAAGAGGATGAACAGGATAACAGAAATGATATCAAGGTTAGATTCTTTGGTAGAGGTAGTTGGACATTTCCCCGAGTAATGTTCTACCTCTTATTTTATtgttttttgcaaccaatcTTTTACCTTGTAGGTATTGTTTGTTGGTTATTAGTGTTCACCATCCCTATGTGCAATGTCACCATGCTTTTATGTACACACTTAAAGAGGCACCCATTGGCCTTACACTTTGAAGACGAAAAGAAATATTACGCCGGTGCTGATCAGAGGAAACGTGCTAACCAATCGATTCTTTTGTGTACCTACAGATGCAGTGCCTTACATTACTACAAATACACTATTGATGGTACCAACGTGTTTTTCATGAATCTTTTGATGACAGTGGTATTTGTCATTTTCGATTTCTACGTGCTTAAAGAACGGTGGGAGCTTGAATTGTTCATCACAAAACCAGTATTCTTATTTTGTGCATGTCTTTTCTCGACAATCCCATTAGCATTTTACATTGGTCAGGCTGTTGCTTCGATATCTGCACAGTCTTCCATGGGAGTTGGTGCAGTGATCAATGCATTCTTTTCTACTGTTGTAGAAATCTTTCTTTACTGTGTGGCATTATCTCAATCGAAATCTaagattgttgaaggtggtaTGATTGGGTCCATTTTGGCAGGTGTATTGTTGTTGCCAGGCATGTCTATGTGTGCGGGTGCTGTGAAACGGAAGACTCAAAGATACAATCCACGGTCTGCAGGTGTTTCTTCTACGATGTTATTGTTTGGAATGGTGATACTATTTGCTCCATCTTTATTCTATCAGATTTATGGCTCATATGAGATAAGGTGTAAAATTTGTGAAACAACCATACTGGCTccatttgaagataatTGCACAACATGTAGGTTTATTCAACCTGCTTTTGCTTTGGACACTTTGTACTACAATATCATTAGACCATTTTCTTTCACAGTGGCTGTTGCTTTACTTTTAGCTTACGCTTGTGGTTTACTTTTCACGTTGAGAACCCatgcttctttgatttgGGCCACCACTTCTAATGAACATAGTCCACATAAAAAAGATGAAGGTATGTCTTTAAGGTCCCCAAGTCTTACAAGTATTGATAGCAAAAAGCTAAAGATATTGAGTCCTATTTTACAAGCATCCAATGGGTCATCTGTAGATGCCAAAAGACCTGGTGGCTCATCGGTTTCAACAGCATTACCATCACCTTCAATAGAGGTTACCAAACAAAGAAATCCAAAGATTACCATTCCCATTAAGTCCAAACCATTAACTTCGAATGATTTCAGACCCACCACTGATGCGTTGCCAACAAGAGATAGTCTTAAGGATTTAAAAGAAGACGTTGAACAAGGTGGTGGTCATGACGCGCCCAATTGGTCTCGTTCTAAATCCTCGATCATCTTGTTATCGGCGACGATTCTTTACGCAGTCATAGCCGAGATTTTGGTTGATGTTGTAGAtggagttcttcaagactTTCCTATCAACCCTAAGTTCTTGGGGTTGACAGTATTTGCATTAGTTCCGAATACAACCGAATTTTTGAATGCCATCTCGTTTGCTTTAGGAGGAAACGTTGCTTTATCGATGGAGATTGGTAGTGCCTATGCTTTACAAGTGGTTTTGATTCAGGTTCCAGTGTTAGCAATTTACTCCATGTACCGGGATTTTGGAGATCCGTTACaaaccttttctttggtattCCCCAGATGGGATATCATAGCCACATTGATATCCATTTATTTATTCACCTATATCTATGCTGAAGGCAAATCCAACTACTTTAAAGGAGTGATATTGATGTTAATTTACTCGGTGATGTTGGTAGGATTTTATTTA
- a CDS encoding uncharacterized protein (COG:S; EggNog:ENOG503P2V8) codes for MSRQPTLAESVGNIPPIARFFTVSTLSVCMLISLGIIDPQQMIFHPSIYIEEFEYTKAVFTMGTWTEAVKSVLLLVFECYRCFTSFLVPAGFLDGNRMGAVLDIYFFYKFANNVEIGKFKGNFPDCLWFTLICGTSILTMTVGYYFYDPTRITRHHESMLLCITYIWARGQKNSIVNFLGIVPIKAYYLPMFTLFIKAVVHGYDGLVDSSMGIAGGYLYQCLQSSTAPIYNLFPQFYRKFYSSSIYSRNRVGTNQVSLADDFINDTVFDRGYLPAPSWVYSILKYPVDRSSKRITAFGKPIEPVRSDLKSEASATTTGSYFKGRGFRLGS; via the coding sequence ATGAGTAGACAACCCACGTTAGCCGAAAGTGTAGGTAATATACCTCCTATTGCCCGATTTTTCACCGTGTCCACTTTGTCGGTATGTATGCTCATCTCATTGGGTATAATAGACCCACAGCAGATGATTTTCCACCCACTGATAtacattgaagaattcgAGTACACCAAGGCAGTATTTACAATGGGAACTTGGACTGAAGCGGTTAAGCTGGTCCTATTACTTGTGTTTGAATGCTACAGGTGCTTTACCTCTTTCTTGGTGCCAGCCGGATTTTTGGACGGGAATCGAATGGGCGCTGTGCTTGACATCTACTTTTTCTATAAGTTTGCCAACAACGTGGAGATAGGCAAGTTCAAAGGAAACTTCCCAGATTGTCTTTGGTTCACGTTGATTTGTGGAACGTCTATATTGACCATGACGGTGGGATACTATTTCTACGACCCAACTCGTATTACTAGACACCACGAGCTGATGTTGCTTTGCATCACCTACATTTGGGCTCGTGGCCAGAAGAACTCCATTGTTAATTTCCTTGGAATCGTTCCTATCAAGGCGTACTACCTTCCGATGTTCACGTTGTTCATCAAGGCAGTTGTTCACGGTTATGACGGCTTGGTAGACTCAAGTATGGGCATTGCCGGTGGATATTTATACCAGTGTCTCCAATCAAGTACAGCTCCAATTTATAACTTGTTTCCTCAGTTCTACAGAAAGTTCTATTCGTCGTCTATCTATTCCAGAAACAGGGTGGGAACTAACCAAGTATCGTTGGCAGATGACTTTATCAACGACACAGTTTTCGACAGAGGATACTTACCTGCTCCTTCGTGGGTATACCTGATTCTCAAGTATCCTGTTGACAGAAGTTCTAAAAGAATCACTGCGTTTGGAAAGCCTATCGAACCTGTTAGATCAGACTTGAAGTCAGAAGCCTCGGCTACTACCACAGGCTCCTACTTCAAAGGACGGGGGTTTAGACTAGGGTCGTAA